A single genomic interval of Noviherbaspirillum cavernae harbors:
- the prsR gene encoding PEP-CTERM-box response regulator transcription factor, which produces MTQDKRKLLIIEDDAGLQKQLRWSLDAYDVVIAGDRESALAQIRRHEPAVVTMDLGLPPDPDGASEGLATLEQILAMAPETKVIVLTGNQDQSNAVKAIGGGAYDFHQKPVDLEMLRLVIERAFYLHALQQENRRLMQSQVASPMAGIITRDPGMLKVCRNVEKVAPSSATVMLLGDSGTGKELLARALHDLSPRRGKRFMAINCAAIPENLLESELFGYERGAFTGAVKQTMGKIELAHEGTFFLDEVGDLPMPLQAKLLRFLQERVIERIGGHKEIPVDVRIVCATHQNLKELTLSGRFREDLYYRLSEIVVMIPPLADRVGDAALLAHHFKNKFSAKEGRSGLHFNQQALAMIEGHSWPGNVREMENCIKRAVIMADGSQISADDLGLSDGPANEEPINLRQVRDEAGYKAMVKALARVDGNIAKAAELLGISRPTMYDLMNRHGIKEVKGLAGD; this is translated from the coding sequence GTGACTCAGGACAAGAGGAAATTGTTGATTATTGAGGACGACGCCGGCCTGCAAAAGCAGTTGCGCTGGAGCCTGGATGCCTATGATGTCGTCATCGCGGGAGATCGCGAAAGCGCCCTTGCGCAGATTCGGCGGCATGAGCCGGCGGTGGTCACCATGGACCTTGGCCTGCCACCGGATCCGGACGGTGCGTCAGAGGGATTGGCAACGCTGGAGCAGATTCTCGCGATGGCGCCGGAGACGAAAGTCATCGTTCTCACGGGGAATCAGGATCAGAGCAATGCGGTAAAGGCGATCGGCGGCGGTGCCTACGACTTTCATCAGAAGCCGGTTGATCTCGAGATGCTGCGGCTGGTGATTGAGCGCGCGTTTTATCTGCATGCATTGCAACAAGAGAATCGCCGGTTGATGCAAAGCCAGGTTGCGTCGCCGATGGCGGGAATCATTACGCGCGATCCCGGCATGCTGAAGGTGTGCCGTAACGTGGAGAAGGTCGCGCCATCATCGGCAACGGTGATGCTGCTTGGCGATAGTGGAACGGGCAAGGAGCTGCTGGCAAGAGCGCTGCATGATTTGAGCCCACGGCGGGGCAAGCGGTTCATGGCGATCAACTGCGCCGCGATCCCGGAAAACCTGCTGGAAAGCGAGCTGTTCGGGTATGAGCGCGGCGCCTTCACCGGTGCCGTCAAGCAAACCATGGGCAAGATCGAACTCGCTCACGAAGGGACGTTCTTCCTGGATGAAGTGGGTGATTTGCCGATGCCGTTGCAGGCAAAGCTGCTGCGTTTCCTGCAGGAGCGGGTCATCGAAAGAATTGGCGGGCACAAGGAGATTCCGGTAGATGTTCGCATCGTCTGCGCAACGCATCAAAATCTGAAGGAGCTGACTCTTTCCGGGCGCTTCCGCGAGGACTTGTATTACCGGTTGAGTGAAATTGTCGTCATGATTCCACCGTTGGCGGATCGTGTCGGCGACGCCGCACTGCTGGCGCACCACTTCAAGAACAAGTTCAGTGCGAAGGAAGGACGTTCCGGTCTGCACTTCAACCAGCAGGCGTTGGCCATGATCGAAGGGCATTCCTGGCCCGGCAATGTACGTGAAATGGAAAACTGCATCAAGCGCGCCGTGATCATGGCGGACGGTTCGCAGATCAGTGCCGATGACCTCGGGTTGTCGGACGGCCCTGCGAATGAAGAGCCCATCAACCTGCGCCAGGTGCGCGACGAGGCCGGTTACAAGGCGATGGTGAAGGCGCTTGCCAGGGTGGACGGCAATATCGCCAAGGCGGCGGAACTGCTCGGCATCAGCCGACCCACGATGTACGATCTGATGAATCGGCACGGAATCAAGGAGGTTAAGGGATTGGCGGGCGACTGA
- the prsK gene encoding XrtA/PEP-CTERM system histidine kinase PrsK, which translates to MVINVATFSYGIAAAAFFFLAMLLLTVWRGRIHGKALAVTCLATALWAAATAAEVASGKPLTLVTQLLEIVRNAGWFILLLLLMSPAKPASIGDFLGSKPAAQAITMLFVVLFIATICAYLQMDFAIGLMALISGAAGRVLLAVVGMLLVEQLFRRTPPDERWAIKFACLGIGGLFAYDFYLYSDAMLFRRVNAEIWSARGVANALTVPLLLISTARDPRWSFGIAVSRRALFHSVALFGSAIYLLTMAAAGYYLRYAGGDWGAVVQLGFLFGAVILLIATLFSGAFRSRLKVFISKHFYHYNYDYREEWIRFTRTLSESGPGVGERAIKSIAELVESPGGALFVHRGSGNCEAIAGWNLTLNCGSDADNEVLCRFLERTQWVVDMHEHDQSPGRYEGLVMPEWVRTSPRTWLLVPLILHGKLFGFVVLLQSRSSINLNWEVLDLLKIAGSQAASYLAQHEAANALVVARQFESFNRMSTFMVHDLKNLVSQLSLMLANAEKHKDKPEFQEDMLGTVEHSIQKMKMLLHKLSRSTSLETPSPISVGSLLRLAVGAKSAFEPKPALELPHDDAVVFANDARLERVIGHLIQNAIEAAPRNGSVTVRLRVQEDQAVIEVADNGPGMSEAFIRDRLFKPFESTKSAGMGIGVFETREYMSEIGGKLEVMSRPSIGTTFRMLLPLHQDGAQTILNAA; encoded by the coding sequence ATGGTGATCAACGTCGCGACATTCAGTTACGGCATCGCAGCAGCAGCATTCTTCTTTCTGGCCATGCTGCTGCTGACGGTCTGGCGTGGTCGAATTCATGGAAAGGCGCTTGCAGTCACTTGTCTTGCCACGGCCCTTTGGGCCGCCGCAACAGCCGCAGAAGTCGCGTCCGGCAAGCCGCTGACGCTTGTCACGCAGTTGCTGGAGATTGTGCGGAATGCGGGCTGGTTCATTTTGCTGCTCCTGCTCATGAGTCCGGCCAAGCCGGCAAGCATCGGTGACTTTCTCGGATCGAAGCCTGCTGCGCAGGCAATTACCATGCTTTTTGTCGTGCTTTTCATTGCCACCATTTGTGCCTATCTGCAAATGGATTTTGCGATCGGGTTGATGGCATTGATAAGCGGTGCGGCCGGTCGCGTGTTGCTGGCGGTTGTGGGCATGCTACTGGTGGAGCAGCTGTTCAGACGCACCCCGCCGGACGAGCGGTGGGCCATCAAGTTCGCTTGCCTCGGCATCGGCGGCTTGTTCGCCTATGACTTCTATCTGTATAGCGATGCCATGCTGTTTCGACGCGTGAATGCGGAGATTTGGAGTGCGCGAGGTGTGGCGAATGCGCTGACGGTGCCGCTACTGCTGATCTCGACTGCACGCGATCCCCGCTGGTCTTTCGGAATTGCGGTATCCCGACGGGCGTTGTTCCATTCCGTGGCATTGTTCGGCTCCGCCATTTACTTGCTGACGATGGCCGCCGCCGGTTATTACCTGCGTTACGCTGGTGGCGACTGGGGGGCTGTGGTGCAACTCGGGTTCCTGTTCGGTGCGGTGATCCTGTTGATTGCAACGTTGTTTTCAGGCGCCTTTCGCTCGCGGCTCAAGGTGTTCATCAGCAAGCATTTTTATCACTACAACTACGATTACCGGGAAGAGTGGATTCGCTTTACCCGCACCTTGTCGGAGAGCGGTCCGGGTGTGGGCGAGCGCGCCATCAAGTCAATTGCGGAATTGGTGGAGAGCCCGGGAGGCGCGCTATTTGTCCATCGAGGATCCGGCAATTGCGAGGCGATTGCCGGTTGGAATCTGACTTTGAATTGCGGATCGGACGCCGACAATGAGGTTCTCTGCCGATTTTTGGAGCGCACGCAATGGGTCGTCGACATGCATGAGCACGACCAGAGTCCGGGAAGGTACGAAGGGCTTGTCATGCCCGAATGGGTACGGACTTCGCCACGGACATGGTTGTTGGTTCCGCTGATATTGCATGGCAAGCTGTTCGGTTTTGTCGTTCTCCTGCAATCCCGGAGCAGTATCAACCTGAACTGGGAAGTGCTTGACCTGCTGAAGATCGCAGGCAGCCAGGCGGCCAGTTATCTGGCTCAACACGAGGCCGCGAATGCATTGGTGGTCGCGCGGCAGTTTGAGTCGTTCAATCGCATGTCGACCTTCATGGTTCACGATCTGAAAAATCTGGTGTCGCAGTTGTCGCTCATGCTTGCCAATGCAGAGAAGCACAAGGACAAGCCGGAATTTCAGGAAGACATGCTCGGCACGGTGGAACATTCGATTCAAAAGATGAAGATGCTTCTGCATAAACTGAGTCGCAGCACCAGCCTGGAAACGCCAAGCCCCATTTCAGTCGGCAGCTTGCTTCGGCTGGCGGTCGGCGCGAAATCCGCATTTGAACCGAAGCCGGCGCTCGAACTGCCGCACGATGACGCGGTCGTGTTTGCCAACGATGCACGGCTTGAGCGCGTGATCGGACACTTGATACAGAATGCGATCGAGGCTGCTCCCAGGAACGGCAGTGTGACGGTTCGCCTTCGCGTGCAGGAAGACCAGGCCGTCATTGAGGTGGCGGACAATGGGCCAGGCATGAGTGAGGCGTTCATCCGCGACAGGCTGTTCAAGCCGTTTGAATCCACCAAATCGGCGGGCATGGGGATCGGGGTGTTTGAAACCCGCGAATACATGAGTGAAATCGGCGGCAAGCTCGAGGTGATGAGTCGTCCGTCAATCGGTACAACATTCCGCATGCTGTTGCCTCTCCATCAGGATGGTGCGCAAACGATATTGAATGCGGCGTAA
- a CDS encoding TIGR03013 family XrtA/PEP-CTERM system glycosyltransferase: protein MAILIASVYLGAGIRFHGATMRYIGTQSNSFFLSACAFAMVIVFSMSALGMYQANFREGLRNTLLRLMPSFALGIGLITLIFYLIPELYFGRGLLGLVIVISAFGILIARVLVFKSSESGLLVSRILFLGSGPLAKECHDLAINNIAYHKYDIVGFVPTPNEECQVPAWAILSADESLLSIANRHNASEVVVSVRDRRGGSFPIDDLLECKLNGIKVTDAPAFFEREACQIRVDFLQPSWLIFGSGFDQSFLRAFGKRSFDLLVSMLLFIVALPVMLITGLFIFLEDRGPIFYRQERVGKDGHTYMVMKFRSMRNDAESGGKPQWAKTNDPRTTKVGSFIRMARIDELPQILNVLKGEMSFVGPRPERPFFVQQLCKEIPFYNMRHSIKPGITGMAQVRYQYGASVEDAVQKLQYDLYYVKNNSLFLDILILIDTLQVVLLGKGAR, encoded by the coding sequence GTGGCAATCCTGATTGCTTCTGTCTATCTGGGAGCCGGTATTCGTTTCCATGGCGCGACAATGCGTTATATAGGGACGCAATCCAATTCCTTTTTCCTTTCCGCCTGTGCATTTGCCATGGTCATCGTATTCAGCATGAGTGCGCTCGGCATGTACCAGGCGAATTTCAGGGAAGGGCTCCGCAATACGCTCTTGCGTCTGATGCCATCGTTTGCACTGGGTATTGGCCTCATCACCCTGATTTTTTACCTCATTCCGGAGCTTTATTTTGGGCGAGGCCTTTTAGGGCTCGTCATTGTGATCTCGGCATTTGGGATATTGATTGCACGGGTGCTTGTTTTCAAATCTTCTGAGTCAGGTCTCCTGGTTTCGAGAATCCTTTTCCTCGGCAGCGGTCCCTTGGCCAAGGAATGCCACGATTTGGCAATCAACAATATTGCTTATCATAAGTACGACATCGTTGGTTTTGTCCCGACTCCAAACGAGGAATGCCAAGTCCCGGCGTGGGCAATCCTGTCAGCCGACGAATCCTTGCTGTCAATCGCGAATAGGCATAACGCGAGTGAAGTCGTTGTATCTGTTCGTGATCGCCGCGGTGGAAGCTTTCCGATTGATGACTTGTTGGAATGCAAGTTGAATGGCATAAAGGTCACTGATGCCCCGGCATTTTTCGAGCGCGAAGCATGCCAAATCAGGGTGGATTTTCTGCAGCCAAGCTGGTTGATATTCGGTAGCGGATTCGATCAAAGTTTCTTGCGCGCGTTCGGCAAGCGCAGTTTCGATTTGCTGGTAAGCATGCTTCTTTTCATCGTAGCGCTGCCCGTCATGCTCATCACCGGGCTGTTCATTTTCCTTGAGGATCGCGGGCCGATTTTCTATCGGCAGGAGAGGGTAGGCAAGGATGGACATACGTATATGGTCATGAAATTTCGCAGCATGCGAAATGATGCGGAGAGCGGCGGAAAGCCCCAATGGGCAAAGACGAACGATCCGCGTACCACGAAGGTGGGAAGTTTCATTCGCATGGCGCGAATCGACGAGCTTCCACAAATTCTGAACGTGCTCAAAGGTGAAATGAGCTTCGTCGGACCTCGTCCGGAAAGACCTTTCTTTGTGCAGCAACTCTGCAAGGAAATTCCCTTTTACAACATGCGGCACAGCATCAAACCGGGAATTACCGGCATGGCGCAAGTGCGTTACCAGTACGGTGCCTCGGTCGAGGATGCTGTGCAAAAGCTCCAATATGATTTGTATTACGTGAAGAACAACAGTCTGTTCCTGGACATACTCATCTTGATCGATACGCTTCAGGTGGTGCTGCTGGGTAAGGGCGCGCGATGA
- a CDS encoding FxDxF family PEP-CTERM protein, with protein MTIKNFILALGLALSVASSFAEPINTVVTLTPNVAVPGSYTAEFGATHQFAGSFTDTFIFVPLLSGLVDSGIFTISHSPSSNINFVSAFINGNPFTLSPNGIMETAFTIPLNLTAPIELVVHGIAGPDLPVGTSLAASYSGTINIQNAQKVPEPASLALLGLGLLGFAATRRRKQ; from the coding sequence ATGACAATCAAGAATTTCATCCTTGCCTTGGGACTGGCATTATCTGTAGCCAGCAGCTTTGCTGAACCAATCAACACGGTTGTGACATTGACGCCAAACGTCGCCGTTCCCGGATCCTACACTGCTGAATTCGGAGCAACGCATCAGTTTGCCGGCAGCTTCACCGATACGTTTATTTTTGTTCCCTTGCTTAGCGGCCTTGTGGATTCAGGTATCTTTACCATCAGCCACTCTCCAAGTTCAAACATCAATTTTGTTTCGGCGTTTATCAATGGAAATCCGTTTACCTTGAGCCCGAACGGCATCATGGAAACGGCATTTACGATTCCTTTGAACCTTACTGCCCCGATTGAACTGGTTGTCCACGGCATCGCCGGCCCGGACTTGCCGGTGGGTACTTCACTTGCCGCCAGCTATAGCGGAACCATCAATATTCAGAATGCACAAAAGGTTCCTGAGCCTGCATCACTCGCATTGCTGGGATTGGGTCTGCTTGGTTTTGCAGCAACCCGTCGCCGCAAGCAATAA